The Biomphalaria glabrata chromosome 7, xgBioGlab47.1, whole genome shotgun sequence region CATATGGCTTCAATCGTGTGAAAGTATTTTCTGGTCTGTTTGCTTTGTTGGCTTTTGAATTAGGTGTTGAGTGGAGCTTAACTGTTGTTTGAGGTGTTGACTGGAGCTTAACAGCTGTTTGTGGTGTTGTATGGAGTTTAACAGCTGTTTGAAAATCTATATTCTGTTCAAATATATGTCTTTCATTTTGTAAGGTAGCATTTTCCTTGTGTATGCCATCTGAAGCAGAAGGTACAGTTTTGAGTGTATTGAGACTGTTCTTTGTGCTGTTATATATTTCTTCAGCATTCATTTTTTGACTTTCAGTCTGACTCTCTTGATTTGTTTGGGGCCACTTAGTAAAACTtgatacattattattttctttatttacagtATTATGTGTAGTTAAGTCTCTCTGTTGATTAATACCCTGCTGTGGCATTAACACTTCTCTTAGATTGATTTCAGATAACTCTGGCTCTTCTCTTACATTAAGATCATCTTGTGACATTGATACATCCACTAGATTTTTGTTAGATGATACTGACACTTCCATAAGTTTGAGGTCAGTTGACATTGTCACACCTGTGTGTATGTTGTCACCCTGACTTGTATTGCTTAAAGAGttcattatttctattttattactaAGCAGTGAGCCAATGGCTGACCCAGGTTCAGGTTCATTAGTATTATGTGTTTTGGTCAATGAGTTTGGATTGACCTGCTGAGAGAAATACTCAATACTATTGTCCAGTGTTTCGTGACTAGATACAGATGTTTCATTTGGTGTGGTCAGCATGGCAGTGAAGTTGAGCTGCCTTGTAGAGTGAGGTCTACTTGAGAAGTTTTGATCTCTGTGTGATAGTGAATGTGACATCGAAGTGACATTGCTCACAGTGTTCCAGTCTAGCAGTAAAGATGAGGATGTTATGCTAGGCAAGGCTGATATCACACTAATGTACGTCAGATGATTGTAGAACACAACAAAAAACAGTTCCATCAtaaatctggaaaaaaaaaaacaaaaaaaacaagaagatgtATCCTAATTATGTTCACATttgaaacttagttttagaatCTAGAATGAACTTTGTTTCCATCTAGTCTTCAAATTTTAGTCTACAATCCTAAGACTAAgcgactgctttattgatccttatggaggtttgttgtgattacaagggcTCTTTTCTGATATAAAGACAACATttggggtgggtgggtggggggagaTATAAGAAACATGTTAAGATGTTAAGAAACCCAGTGTCAATGTATTTCCATAGTTTTACCACTACTCTCTTCTATACTCTTGTTCTTTTTCCCAGAACATGAGAGACTTTATTGACCTAGGAGTGTATGGGCCTTGCATCGCTAACAAATAAAACCCTGACTCAAAATATGTGCAGGCTTTCAAAATTACTAGTTCGTTGAATGTTTTTATGAGGAAACAAAATGTTCAGTAAAATtgaatggagcccaatcagcaccttttgaggtcaTCAGTAGTGTCAAACAGAGATGCGTTCTCGCATGTAGTCTGTTTGGTATATTATGTTATAATCCTGTCCACTACGTTATGCTTACATCGACATCACTGCACCCTACGTGACCATTAATGGCCAGCCTCTGGAAATAGTTaaccattttttgtgtgtgtcatcTTGTCTTTCATCACCTCCAATAATGTGTTACTAGactaaacaacaggatagctaAAGCAATGGGGACTATTTGACggctgcagaaaagagtgtgggacaatacCTTGTTGATTGCCAATACCAAAGctctagtctaccggacctgtgtgatgattGCCAATACCAAAGctctagtctaccggacctgtgcgATGAATGCCAATACCAAAGctttagtctaccggacctgtgtgatgaatGCCAATACCAAAGctctagtctaccggacctgtgcgATGAATGCCAATACCAAAGctctagtctaccggacctgtgcgATGATTGCCAATACCAAAGctctagtctaccggacctgtgtgatgaatGCCAATACCAAAGctctagtctaccggacctgtgcgATGAATGCCAATACCAAAGctctagtctaccggacctgtgcgATGAATGCCAATACCAAAGctctagtctaccggacctgtgcgATGATTGCCAATACCAAAGctctagtctaccggacctgtgtgatgaatGCCAATACCAAAGctctagtctaccggacctgtgcgATGAATGCCAATACCAAAGctctagtctaccggacctgtgcgATGAATGCCAATACCAAAGctctagtctac contains the following coding sequences:
- the LOC129927440 gene encoding uncharacterized protein LOC129927440 isoform X2; the encoded protein is MSWFEGKLSRFMMELFFVVFYNHLTYISVISALPSITSSSLLLDWNTVSNVTSMSHSLSHRDQNFSSRPHSTRQLNFTAMLTTPNETSVSSHETLDNSIEYFSQQVNPNSLTKTHNTNEPEPGSAIGSLLSNKIEIMNSLSNTSQGDNIHTGVTMSTDLKLMEVSVSSNKNLVDVSMSQDDLNVREEPELSEINLREVLMPQQGINQQRDLTTHNTVNKENNNVSSFTKWPQTNQESQTESQKMNAEEIYNSTKNSLNTLKTVPSASDGIHKENATLQNERHIFEQNIDFQTAVKLHTTPQTAVKLQSTPQTTVKLHSTPNSKANKANRPENTFTRLKPYANAKGLEKTQVATLNDVDNNWNSTQLTITLQSYKDSVTAYWTYESNNTQVTGFLVTYRINKREHFDSSKLGKYVRAFTLHSLHEDEDYVICVHAMVNATAVKEACAHWNENSMKILVGIMAGILFLVPCIVVVILILVKDRQVRKKCGQLNKQTTQEQKLIGFQMKHHDGQVKSTNEHACVCVMKSCPEGHIDSEDELWKQQT
- the LOC129927440 gene encoding uncharacterized protein LOC129927440 isoform X3; its protein translation is MMELFFVVFYNHLTYISVISALPSITSSSLLLDWNTVSNVTSMSHSLSHRDQNFSSRPHSTRQLNFTAMLTTPNETSVSSHETLDNSIEYFSQQVNPNSLTKTHNTNEPEPGSAIGSLLSNKIEIMNSLSNTSQGDNIHTGVTMSTDLKLMEVSVSSNKNLVDVSMSQDDLNVREEPELSEINLREVLMPQQGINQQRDLTTHNTVNKENNNVSSFTKWPQTNQESQTESQKMNAEEIYNSTKNSLNTLKTVPSASDGIHKENATLQNERHIFEQNIDFQTAVKLHTTPQTAVKLQSTPQTTVKLHSTPNSKANKANRPENTFTRLKPYANAKGLEKTQVATLNDVDNNWNSTQLTITLQSYKDSVTAYWTYESNNTQVTGFLVTYRINKREHFDSSKLGKYVRAFTLHSLHEDEDYVICVHAMVNATAVKEACAHWNENSMKILVGIMAGILFLVPCIVVVILILVKDRQVRKKCGQLNKQTTQEQKLIGFQMKHHDGQVKSTNEHACVCVMKSCPEGHIDSEDELWKQQT
- the LOC129927440 gene encoding uncharacterized protein LOC129927440 isoform X1, whose product is MGFNNYRRLLRFMMELFFVVFYNHLTYISVISALPSITSSSLLLDWNTVSNVTSMSHSLSHRDQNFSSRPHSTRQLNFTAMLTTPNETSVSSHETLDNSIEYFSQQVNPNSLTKTHNTNEPEPGSAIGSLLSNKIEIMNSLSNTSQGDNIHTGVTMSTDLKLMEVSVSSNKNLVDVSMSQDDLNVREEPELSEINLREVLMPQQGINQQRDLTTHNTVNKENNNVSSFTKWPQTNQESQTESQKMNAEEIYNSTKNSLNTLKTVPSASDGIHKENATLQNERHIFEQNIDFQTAVKLHTTPQTAVKLQSTPQTTVKLHSTPNSKANKANRPENTFTRLKPYANAKGLEKTQVATLNDVDNNWNSTQLTITLQSYKDSVTAYWTYESNNTQVTGFLVTYRINKREHFDSSKLGKYVRAFTLHSLHEDEDYVICVHAMVNATAVKEACAHWNENSMKILVGIMAGILFLVPCIVVVILILVKDRQVRKKCGQLNKQTTQEQKLIGFQMKHHDGQVKSTNEHACVCVMKSCPEGHIDSEDELWKQQT